A window of Hymenobacter aerilatus contains these coding sequences:
- a CDS encoding DNA integrity scanning protein DisA nucleotide-binding domain protein has product MWEHQSLFRVSAQLSADGVFNLLDRNLKPEVLLLGLASAKEADDPGAIVVEPAKHRYAPARFTGVKEYAASLEPEGPREVVYHLHPLDHDRYEKARWYELLRRSTEHTLTQLVEQQQENRVNFCSAPIHVHGYLVIVVLQLAADSYHSYYILPSVPGGRANSLLDAVVQEFLQDCGRALRETENDEDHPILDRDYNEVLRAAGRRFMLRAAAGTHGLYDACNGVAALRHEGDEGVGTMLVGRRHHPAIKPVLTLDAPIPLRDHRSIRKLLEMSEDRASLVSDATDVFGLGYLVDTDDPQYEPVFTVHFTRHYSWELSHDGNVMMRVVSNTPRLPQGTVAQDNFGRVVQRVFPHLEATGVDQLWALTQKATTQSNGTILLISEGAAQEAARLTRQCFQVTPRLMTPGLLRLVTNIDGAVLIDPAGTCYGIGAILDGLATAKGDSSRGSRYNSALRYVESSQYPCLAIVVSEDGWIDLLPTKK; this is encoded by the coding sequence ATGTGGGAACATCAAAGCTTATTTCGCGTCTCGGCCCAGCTCTCGGCCGATGGCGTTTTCAACCTGCTCGACCGTAATCTGAAGCCCGAAGTACTGCTGCTGGGCCTCGCCTCTGCCAAAGAGGCCGACGACCCCGGCGCCATCGTGGTGGAACCCGCCAAGCACCGCTACGCCCCCGCGCGCTTTACCGGAGTGAAAGAGTATGCAGCCTCCCTGGAGCCCGAAGGTCCCCGCGAGGTGGTCTACCACTTGCACCCGCTTGACCACGACCGCTACGAGAAAGCGCGCTGGTATGAGCTGCTGCGTCGTTCCACCGAGCACACACTCACGCAGCTGGTGGAGCAGCAGCAGGAAAACCGCGTAAACTTCTGCTCGGCTCCCATCCATGTGCATGGGTATCTGGTGATTGTGGTATTGCAGCTGGCCGCCGACTCCTACCATAGCTATTACATCTTACCCTCGGTACCGGGCGGGCGAGCCAACTCCCTCCTCGATGCCGTGGTACAGGAGTTTTTGCAAGACTGCGGCCGGGCCCTGCGCGAAACCGAAAACGACGAGGACCATCCCATTCTCGACCGCGACTACAACGAAGTGCTACGCGCCGCCGGGCGCCGCTTTATGCTGCGCGCCGCCGCCGGCACCCACGGCCTCTACGACGCCTGCAACGGGGTGGCTGCGCTGCGCCATGAGGGCGACGAGGGCGTGGGCACGATGCTGGTGGGCAGGCGTCACCACCCGGCCATCAAGCCGGTGCTTACGCTGGATGCGCCTATTCCCTTGCGCGACCATCGCTCTATTCGCAAGCTACTGGAAATGAGCGAAGACCGCGCCTCCTTGGTGAGCGACGCCACCGACGTCTTTGGCCTGGGCTACCTCGTAGACACCGACGACCCACAGTACGAGCCGGTTTTTACGGTGCACTTCACCCGCCACTACAGCTGGGAGCTGAGCCACGACGGCAACGTGATGATGCGGGTGGTATCGAATACGCCCCGCCTACCCCAGGGCACCGTGGCCCAGGACAACTTCGGGCGTGTGGTACAACGCGTATTCCCTCATTTGGAAGCGACGGGCGTCGACCAGCTGTGGGCCCTCACGCAGAAAGCAACGACGCAGTCCAACGGCACCATTTTGCTGATTTCGGAAGGCGCGGCGCAGGAAGCAGCCCGGCTTACGCGGCAGTGCTTTCAGGTAACGCCCCGCCTGATGACGCCGGGGCTGTTGCGCCTGGTCACCAACATCGATGGAGCCGTGCTCATCGACCCTGCTGGCACTTGCTACGGCATTGGGGCCATTCTTGATGGCCTGGCCACGGCTAAGGGCGACTCTTCGCGCGGCTCGCGCTACAATTCGGCCCTGCGCTACGTAGAATCCAGCCAGTATCCTTGTCTGGCCATTGTGGTCAGCGAAGATGGCTGGATTGATTTACTACCCACAAAGAAGTGA
- a CDS encoding DUF4112 domain-containing protein, with amino-acid sequence MRATSTPPNTPTLVEDDRLVWVARVARLMDSQFKLPGTRFRFGLDPVLGLLPIVGDLSSFAISAVLIVTMMRHGAKGSVVVRMILNVLIDTIIGAIPLFGNIFDFAYKANDKNVQLLRAHYVEGKYQGSGKGLIAVVLIGLLVLFGLLAWGLFVFFAWLWHAVQGAW; translated from the coding sequence ATGCGCGCTACTTCTACTCCGCCCAACACGCCTACCCTCGTTGAAGATGACCGTTTGGTATGGGTAGCCCGCGTAGCCCGCCTGATGGACAGCCAGTTTAAGCTGCCCGGTACCCGCTTCCGCTTCGGCCTGGACCCTGTGCTGGGCCTGCTTCCTATTGTTGGCGACTTATCAAGCTTTGCCATATCCGCCGTCCTGATAGTGACGATGATGCGGCACGGCGCCAAAGGCAGCGTGGTGGTCCGCATGATTCTCAACGTTTTAATTGACACGATAATAGGCGCTATTCCGCTATTCGGAAATATTTTCGACTTCGCCTATAAGGCTAATGATAAGAACGTGCAGCTACTGCGCGCACATTATGTGGAGGGCAAATACCAAGGCAGCGGCAAGGGGCTGATTGCGGTGGTGCTGATTGGGTTGCTGGTTTTGTTCGGCTTACTGGCGTGGGGCTTGTTTGTCTTTTTTGCATGGCTGTGGCACGCAGTGCAAGGTGCTTGGTAA